From Camelina sativa cultivar DH55 chromosome 7, Cs, whole genome shotgun sequence, one genomic window encodes:
- the LOC104703117 gene encoding serine/threonine-protein kinase Aurora-2, with protein sequence MGISTDTQQNEALEAAQKRWTTSDFDVGKPLGRGKFGHVYIAREKRSNHIVALKVLFKTQLQQSQVEHQLRREVEIQSHLRHPNILRLYGYFYDQKRVYLILEYAARGELYKELQKCKYFSERRAATYVASLARALIYCHGKHVIHRDIKPENLLIGAQGELKIADFGWSVHTFNRRRTMCGTLDYLPPEMVESVEHDASVDIWSLGILCYEFLYGVPPFEAREHSETYKRIVQVDLKFPSKPIVSSSAKDLISQMLVKESTQRLALHKLLEHPWIVQNADPSGLYRG encoded by the exons ATGGGGATTTCTACAGACACGCAGCAAAAC GAGGCATTAGAGGCTGCACAAAAGAGATGGACTACAAGCGATTTCGACGTTGGGAAGCCTCTTGGTAGAGGGAAGTTTGGCCATGTTTATATAGCAAGAGAGAAGCGG AGCAATCACATTGTGGCTTTAAAGGTTCTTTTTAAGACGCAGCTTCAACAATCTCAAGTTGAGCACCAGCTTCGTAGGGAAGTTGAGATTCAGTCTCATCTTCGGCATCCCAATATTCTAAGGCTCTATGGCTACTTCTATGATCag AAAAGAGTTTACTTGATTTTAGAGTATGCCGCTAGAGGTGAGCTTTACAAGGAGCTTCAAAAATGCAAGTACTTCAGCGAACGTCGAGCAGCAACT TATGTTGCGTCATTGGCAAGAGCCCTCATCTATTGCCATGGAAAGCACGTAATACACAGAGATATAAAGCCAGAAAATCTATTGATTGGTGCTCAG GGTGAGCTCAAGATTGCAGATTTTGGATGGTCAGTTCATACATTCAACCGTAGAAGGACTATGTGTGGGACTTTGGATTACCTTCCACCTGAGATGG TGGAAAGTGTGGAACACGATGCAAGTGTCGATATATGGAGCCTAGGAATTCTCTGCTATGAATTTCTTTACGGTGTTCCTCCTTTTGAGGCCAGGGAACATTCAGAGACATACAAAAG GATTGTTCAAGTGGATCTCAAGTTCCCTTCCAAACCTATTGTGTCTTCATCTGCAAAAGACCTGATTAGCCAG ATGCTGGTTAAGGAGTCTACTCAACGTTTGGCCTTGCACAAGCTTCTTGAGCACCCATGGATTGTGCAAAACGCAGATCCGTCAGGCCTCTACAGAGGCTGA
- the LOC104703118 gene encoding oleosin 1-like — protein MADHHQHHHQQQQQPIMKSLHDSSPSTRQIVRFLTASTIGLSLLVLSGLTLTGTVIGLIVATPLMVLFSPVLVPAVITMGLLTVGFLFSGGCGVAAATALTWIYRYVTGKHPMGADKVDYARMRITEKAKELGHFAHPQTHQTTTTNH, from the coding sequence atggcggatcatcatcaacatcaccatcagcagcaacaacaaccaataATGAAGAGTCTCCACGACTCATCACCATCGACACGGCAAATAGTGAGATTCTTAACGGCATCAACGATCGGACTATCACTCCTGGTGCTCTCGGGACTAACACTAACCGGAACCGTGATCGGTTTGATCGTGGCGACGCCACTGATGGTTCTGTTCAGCCCGGTGCTGGTGCCCGCGGTGATAACGATGGGGCTTTTGACGGTGGGATTCTTATTCTCAGGTGGTTGTGGGGTGGCAGCAGCGACGGCTTTGACGTGGATCTATAGGTACGTTACCGGAAAACACCCGATGGGAGCGGATAAAGTGGATTATGCGAGAATGAGGATAACGGAGAAAGCGAAAGAGTTGGGACATTTTGCGCATCCGCAAACACACCAAACCACAACAACTAATCATTAG
- the LOC104752224 gene encoding uncharacterized protein LOC104752224 (The sequence of the model RefSeq protein was modified relative to this genomic sequence to represent the inferred CDS: added 52 bases not found in genome assembly), which translates to MLSRVCPILRYNRLCSAEARGMSRATLLLLQPIFLRSSSPRTALVNRLDVSYSEISRMFRRSFHALRSTGGDWTKLPKPAGRVFAERREYRKMRRRAPKKKQELELSVSICIEEQLPDDIEIQNIAEMLRLNVPMAMKLAFNGLKDSKYKTRETDIEDLGGYETVDLSVMLCNDDFICKLNKEWRGEDHATDVLSMSQHVPELKLPVLMMGDIVISVETAARQAAERGHSLLDEIRILMIHGLLHLLGFDHEISDEAEKEMEEEEELLLKSLGWKGKGLIQSAYDIEKTAKPQPEKSDDRKEGDDLRLYKPKFSYIFCDMDGTLLNSKSQISEANAEALKEALRRGLKVVIATGKSRPGAIRILKTADLTGSDGIVSESSPGVFVQGLLVYGRQGKEVYRGNLDRDVCRETCLYSLEHRIPLIAFSQDRCLTLFDHPLVDSLHTIYNEPKAEIISSVDQLIAESDIQKVIFMDTTEGVSSVIRPYWSEATGDRANVVQAQSDMLEIVPPGTSKGNGVKMLLNHLGVSPDEIMAIGDGENDIEMLELASLGVAMSNGAEKTKAVADVIGVSNDQDGVADAIYRYAF; encoded by the exons ATGCTCTCTCGTGTATGCCCAATCCTCCGCTATAACCGTCTCTGCTCCGCAGAAGCGCGTGGAATGTCACGCGCcactctccttctcctccaaCCCATCTTCTTACGCTCTTCCTCCCCGAGAACTGCTCTTGTGAACCGTCTCGATGTTTCTTATTCGGAGATTTCCCGGATGTTCCGTCGGAGTTTCCACGCTTTACGCAGCACCGGAGGAGACTGGACAAAGCTTCCAAAGCCAGCAGGTCGGGTATTCGCGGAGAGGAGAGAGTATAGGAAGATGAGGAGGAGAGCTCCTAAGAAGAAACAGGAATTGGAGCTTAGTGTTAGTATCTGCATCGAGGAACAGCTTCCTGATGATATTGAGATTCAG AATATTGCGGAAATGCTTCGTCTCAATGTACCCATGGCAATGAAGTTGGCTTTCAATGGTTTGAAAGATTCCAAGTATAAAACAAGAGAAACTGATATAGAAGATCTTGGTGGGTATGAAACTGTTGATTTATCTGTCATGCTTTGCAATGAtgacttcatttgtaaacttaaCAAAGAGTGGAGGGGTGAAGATCATGCCACGGATGTGCTTTCTATGTCACAACATGTCCCTGAGTTGAAGCTTCCAGTA CTTATGATGGGAGATATCGTCATTTCTGTTGAGACAGCTGCAAGGCAGGCTGCAGAGAGAGGGCACAGTCTTCTTGATGAGATACGCATTCTTATG atccatGGGTTGCTACATCTACTGGGCTTTGATCATGAGATCAGCGACGAAGCTGAGAAAgaaatggaggaggaggaggagttgtTGCTCAAGAGCCTTGGCTGGAAAGGAAAAGGACTCATTCAGAGTGCATATGACATTGAAAAAACAGCTAAACCTCAGCCGGAGAAATCAGATG ACAGGAAGGAAGGGGATGACCTAAGATTGTACAAACCAAAGTTCTCCTATATATTCTGTGATATGGATG AAAAGAAGCCTTGCGGAGGGGACTTAAAGTTGTCATAGCTACAGGGAAG TCCCGCCCAGGTGCGATCAGAATCTTGAAGACGGCTGATCTAACTGGATCAGATGGCATTGTCTCAGAGTCCTCTCCAGGCGTTTTCGTTCAG GGTTTACTTGTCTATGGTAGACAGGGGAAAGAAGTGTATAGAGGAAACTTAGACCGAGATGTCTGCAGAGAG ACGTGTCTTTATTCTTTGGAGCATCGAATTCCTCTCATTGCATTCAGCCAGGATCGCTGCTTGACATTGTTTGACCACCCTCTTGTCGACTCTCTTCACACAATCTACAATGAGCCAAAG GCTGAAATCATATCGTCCGTTGATCAACTTATCGCTGAATCAGACATTCAG AAAGTGATATTTATGGACACAACCGAGGGAGTCTCATCTGTTATCCGTCCGTATTGGTCAGAAGCTACAGGAGACCGTGCTAATGTTGTTCAAGCTCAATCAGACATGCTAGAAATCGTCCCACCAGGAACCTCCAAAGGGAATGGTGTAAAAATGTTACTCAATCATTTGGGTGTTTCACCGGATGAG ATAATGGCAATTGGGGATGGAGAAAATGACATAGAGATGCTGGAACTTGCCTCGTTGGGAGTTGCTATGAGCAATGGTGCAGAAAAGACAAAGGCCGTGGCTGATGTGATAGGTGTGAGCAACGACCAAGACGGTGTTGCGGATGCCATCTACCGCTACGCCTTTTGA
- the LOC104705051 gene encoding uncharacterized protein LOC104705051: protein MSMTDRVLRHNKKLPKSRYSPYTIGTKEKQKQEQKEEAVRLGVELSLFLAEAMFLLSNDIRSMLYVFETYIKPKNGVYQDGGKSIQWDQFKLSSYYFAFGVRVLARIVSVLKTGGLVKPSGVERYKQELKKLEENLSYVKDVSKANGFAREAIESNILHFWKSLFETTPEMINPNKTIVLELFTPLLNEASRDACSRRLTSLRI, encoded by the exons ATGTCCATGACTGACCGAGTTCTCCGTCACAACAAGAAACTACCAAAGTCTAGATATTCTCCGTACACAATAGG GACGAAAGAGAAGCAGAAGCAGGAGCAGAAAGAGGAGGCTGTACGACTAGGAGttgagctctctctctttctggcTGAAGCAATGTTCCTATTATCTAATGACATACGTTCTATGTTA TATGTGTTTGAAACATATATCAAACCCAAGAATGGAGTTTATCAGGATGGTGGCAAATCAATCCAATGGGACCAGTTCAAATTGTCCTCCTATTATTTTGCTTTTGGAGTCAGAGTTTTGGCTCGCATTGTTTCGGTTCTCAAAACTGGTGGTCTAGTGAAACCTTCTGGTGTTGAACGATACAAACAAGAGCTTAAGAAGCTAGAGGAGAATTTGAGTTATGTCAAGGATGTATCAAAGGCGAATGGGTTTGCGAGAGAAGCTATAGAGTCCAATATTTTGCACTTTTGGAAGTCTCTCTTTGAAACAACACCGGAAATGATAAACCCTAATAAGACTATAGTTCTTGAGTTGTTTACGCCTCTTTTGAACGAAGCAAGTCGTGATGCTTGCTCTCGTCGCCTTACTTCTTTACGCATATGA